Proteins encoded by one window of Macaca fascicularis isolate 582-1 chromosome 10, T2T-MFA8v1.1:
- the PRND gene encoding prion-like protein doppel, translated as MRQHLSRWWLATVCMLLLSHLSVVQARGIKHRIKWNRKALPSTAQITEAQVAENRPGAFIKQGRKLNIDFGAEGNRYYEANYWQFPDGIHYDGCSEANVTKEVFVTGCINATQAENQGEFQKPDNKLHQRVLWRLVQELCSLKRCEFWLERGAGLRVTMHQPVLLCLPAFVWLMVK; from the coding sequence ATGAGGCAGCACCTGAGCCGGTGGTGGCTGGCCACTGTCTGCATGCTGCTCCTCAGCCACCTCTCCGTGGTCCAGGCCAGGGGCATTAAGCACAGAATCAAGTGGAACCGGAAGGCCCTGCCCAGTACTGCCCAGATCACGGAGGCCCAGGTGGCTGAGAACCGCCCGGGAGCCTTCATCAAGCAAGGCCGCAAGCTCAACATCGACTTCGGAGCCGAAGGTAACAGGTACTACGAGGCCAACTACTGGCAGTTCCCCGATGGCATCCACTACGACGGCTGCTCCGAGGCCAACGTGACCAAGGAGGTATTTGTCACCGGCTGTATCAACGCCACCCAGGCGGAAAACCAGGGGGAGTTCCAGAAGCCGGACAACAAGCTCCACCAGCGGGTCCTCTGGCGGCTGGTCCAGGAGCTCTGCTCCCTCAAGCGCTGCGAGTTTTGGTTGGAGAGGGGCGCGGGACTTCGGGTCACCATGCACCAGCCAGTGCTCCTCTGCCTGCCGGCTTTCGTCTGGCTCATGGTGAAATAA
- the PRNP gene encoding major prion protein, with translation MANLGCWMLVLFVATWSDLGLCKKRPKPGGWNTGGSRYPGQGSPGGNRYPPQGGGGWGQPHGGGWGQPHGGGWGQPHGGGWGQPHGGGWGQGGGTHNQWHKPSKPKTSMKHMAGAAAAGAVVGGLGGYMLGSAMSRPLIHFGNDYEDRYYRENMYRYPNQVYYRPVDQYSNQNNFVHDCVNITIKQHTVTTTTKGENFTETDVKMMERVVEQMCITQYEKESQAYYQRGSSMVLFSSPPVILLISFLIFLIVG, from the coding sequence ATGGCGAACCTTGGCTGCTGGATGCTGGTTCTCTTTGTGGCCACATGGAGTGACCTGGGCCTCTGCAAGAAGCGCCCAAAGCCTGGAGGATGGAACACTGGAGGCAGCCGATACCCGGGGCAGGGCAGCCCTGGAGGCAACCGCTACCCACCCCAGGGTGGTGGTGGCTGGGGGCAGCCTCATGGTGGTGGCTGGGGGCAACCCCATGGTGGCGGCTGGGGACAGCCTCATGGTGGCGGCTGGGGACAGCCTCATGGTGGTGGCTGGGGTCAAGGAGGTGGCACCCACAATCAGTGGCACAAGCCCAGTAAGCCAAAAACCAGCATGAAGCACATGGCTGGTGCTGCAGCAGCTGGGGCAGTGGTGGGGGGCCTTGGCGGCTACATGCTGGGAAGTGCCATGAGCAGGCCCCTCATACATTTTGGCAATGACTATGAGGACCGTTACTATCGTGAAAACATGTACCGTTACCCCAACCAAGTGTACTACAGGCCTGTGGATCAGTACAGCAACCAGAACAACTTTGTGCACGACTGCGTCAATATCACGATTAAGCAGCACacagtcaccaccaccaccaaagggGAGAACTTCACCGAGACCGACGTTAAGATGATGGAGCGCGTGGTTGAGCAGATGTGTATCACCCAGTACGAGAAGGAATCACAGGCCTATTATCAGAGAGGATCGAGCATGGTCCTCTTCTCCTCCCCGCCTGTGATCCTCCTGAtttctttcctcatcttcctgATAGTGGGATGA